Proteins found in one Maridesulfovibrio sp. genomic segment:
- a CDS encoding NUDIX domain-containing protein codes for MKKTFVNIEVVDQNNLPFISMDINEVHRQSLRHRSVIILIYDVEGKLFLQKRSKQRKLYSGRWDISAGGHVHTGEAGEEAALRELETDLGIHSSNLKLIEEIKASSESGYEFVNLYVLDKLSFFPELNKEKAESGYFYSESELNWLVQEYRELLVPALVFLHDRGLLFKFK; via the coding sequence GTGAAAAAAACTTTTGTTAATATTGAGGTTGTCGATCAAAACAATCTCCCTTTTATCAGTATGGACATAAACGAAGTCCATCGTCAGTCGCTACGTCATCGCTCGGTCATTATACTGATCTATGACGTTGAAGGAAAACTTTTTCTTCAAAAAAGAAGCAAGCAAAGAAAACTCTATTCAGGACGCTGGGATATTTCAGCAGGAGGCCATGTCCATACCGGCGAAGCCGGAGAGGAAGCGGCCCTGCGTGAACTTGAAACAGATCTTGGCATACACAGTTCCAACCTGAAGTTGATTGAAGAAATTAAAGCTTCTTCCGAAAGCGGATATGAATTCGTCAACTTATACGTTCTGGATAAACTTAGTTTCTTCCCGGAACTGAACAAGGAAAAGGCTGAATCCGGCTATTTCTATTCAGAAAGCGAATTGAACTGGCTTGTTCAGGAATATCGGGAACTGCTTGTCCCGGCCCTTGTCTTCCTTCACGATCGGGGACTGCTCTTCAAATTCAAATAA
- a CDS encoding tetratricopeptide repeat protein → MSLKLKKKILPCLLAASVLVGAGGNVFAAKKDKSFESWLEKYGAWDILEQNYSQTGDTPELLLKRAETAFNLGRYSACLETLQSTPAFKDKTQEITRLWLGGKCQRALGDPVKGVIWFSQSARLMDQSVMADKFKGDPYFKSVWFDVWRSLYWGYQVTPESARESRKMLLEQTFNQATEVWPTTYFIINSKDKLSSLNSTSDITPVVSDSGLVNDEDRLLIAKSLAAASIGEWTKADKALGSVSNSTVQTFWKSVNKYLESGKPPKSVSLYNEQNLIRPASFFKAGVLEPATVSPALWQLGAPNSPAWNIFRKKLMEMEPEAALETIDRETGSLLLSSKLVNALQNYRLAFAFLTGDMKFVENVLKRLDEDTLPMSLRIACAIAFKQPLSTVLSSSDYGSNEHLYIISGLCEAAGINYFHGIDAEFWEPIKGNELNKAINSNPLDRLLVFAEIAQGAGSKQDSKNARRCAFLFPKSKLGAESFIYLADKAAQNRDFKLSAYYLKRVDQDKFGPELRLKWLTAAIEYDLAVGNDAKAMKVYNEILESGGVLPADKELKLALMIQQKGDLKKAQAILERIWSDRDALENDELRAEILFWIAEGEHAMGKKEKALKHYLELAWEFPEQNIWAVTAMYRSSMIYEHKGQFETAKRFLKTVIKRADRKAQKEAAQARLDSIDNKLAKVGAGKDVSFPF, encoded by the coding sequence ATGAGTTTAAAACTTAAGAAAAAAATATTGCCCTGTCTGCTGGCCGCTTCTGTACTCGTTGGCGCAGGAGGAAATGTTTTTGCTGCTAAGAAGGATAAATCATTTGAGTCATGGCTTGAAAAATACGGTGCCTGGGACATTCTTGAACAGAACTATTCCCAGACCGGAGATACACCTGAATTATTGCTGAAGCGTGCGGAAACCGCTTTCAATCTCGGTCGCTATTCAGCATGTCTGGAAACTCTGCAATCCACACCGGCCTTTAAAGATAAAACACAGGAGATCACTAGACTCTGGCTGGGCGGAAAATGCCAGCGCGCGCTTGGTGATCCGGTAAAAGGGGTAATCTGGTTCAGTCAGTCTGCCAGGCTAATGGATCAAAGTGTCATGGCTGACAAATTTAAGGGAGATCCATATTTTAAAAGTGTCTGGTTCGATGTCTGGCGCTCTTTGTATTGGGGTTACCAAGTAACTCCTGAATCAGCTCGTGAATCCCGCAAGATGTTGCTTGAGCAGACATTTAATCAGGCAACCGAAGTTTGGCCAACAACCTATTTTATCATTAACAGCAAAGATAAACTTAGTTCGTTAAACAGTACTTCAGACATTACTCCGGTCGTCAGCGACTCCGGCCTTGTAAATGATGAAGACCGTCTTCTCATTGCTAAATCACTGGCTGCAGCCAGCATCGGAGAATGGACCAAAGCTGACAAGGCTCTTGGATCTGTTAGCAATTCAACAGTTCAGACCTTCTGGAAATCCGTTAATAAATATCTTGAATCCGGCAAGCCCCCTAAATCTGTATCATTATATAATGAACAAAACCTGATTCGACCGGCGTCTTTTTTTAAAGCCGGTGTACTTGAGCCGGCTACTGTCTCCCCTGCTCTCTGGCAACTTGGCGCCCCGAACTCCCCGGCATGGAATATTTTCCGCAAAAAGCTGATGGAAATGGAACCCGAGGCAGCCTTGGAAACCATCGATAGGGAAACCGGCTCACTCCTGTTGTCCAGCAAATTGGTCAATGCGTTGCAGAACTACAGACTTGCTTTCGCTTTCCTTACCGGAGACATGAAGTTTGTAGAAAACGTCCTGAAACGTCTTGATGAAGACACCCTGCCCATGAGTCTCCGCATTGCATGCGCTATAGCTTTTAAGCAGCCGTTATCAACGGTGCTCAGCTCCAGCGACTACGGAAGCAATGAACATCTTTATATCATTTCAGGACTGTGTGAGGCAGCCGGTATCAATTACTTCCACGGAATTGATGCTGAGTTCTGGGAACCCATTAAAGGCAACGAGCTTAATAAGGCTATTAACTCCAACCCGCTGGACAGATTACTCGTATTTGCTGAAATAGCTCAAGGAGCCGGCTCAAAACAAGATTCCAAGAATGCCCGCCGGTGCGCTTTCCTGTTTCCCAAATCAAAGCTTGGAGCTGAGAGTTTCATCTACTTAGCGGATAAAGCTGCCCAGAATAGGGACTTCAAACTTTCCGCCTATTATCTTAAACGTGTTGATCAAGATAAATTCGGACCGGAACTGCGTTTGAAATGGCTCACCGCTGCTATCGAATATGACCTTGCCGTAGGCAATGATGCGAAAGCCATGAAGGTCTACAATGAAATACTCGAATCAGGCGGAGTTCTTCCGGCGGATAAGGAATTAAAACTGGCACTGATGATCCAGCAGAAAGGCGATCTGAAAAAAGCTCAAGCTATACTTGAAAGAATCTGGTCAGACCGTGACGCTCTTGAAAATGACGAATTACGGGCAGAAATTCTTTTTTGGATTGCCGAAGGTGAGCACGCCATGGGCAAAAAAGAAAAAGCACTTAAACACTACCTTGAACTCGCATGGGAATTCCCGGAACAAAATATCTGGGCAGTAACCGCAATGTACCGCTCTTCAATGATATACGAACACAAAGGTCAATTTGAAACAGCCAAACGCTTTTTGAAAACCGTAATTAAACGGGCTGACCGTAAAGCGCAAAAGGAAGCAGCTCAGGCTCGGCTCGATTCTATCGATAACAAACTTGCCAAGGTCGGAGCAGGTAAAGACGTTAGCTTTCCATTTTAG
- the secG gene encoding preprotein translocase subunit SecG codes for MQTLVITVHIIACVFLIVFVLLQSGKEDMGVIFGGGSGSVFGSTGAGGVLVKVTAFLAAVFLVTSLSYNYLSGNRIADESVMLEGDTIITPEVKKPAVTFEEPTKAPAAEETK; via the coding sequence TTGCAAACGCTCGTAATTACTGTACACATTATCGCTTGCGTCTTTCTGATCGTTTTCGTTCTTTTACAGAGCGGCAAAGAAGACATGGGCGTAATCTTCGGCGGAGGAAGTGGTTCTGTTTTCGGTAGCACCGGAGCAGGCGGGGTTCTCGTAAAGGTCACTGCATTTTTGGCGGCTGTCTTTCTTGTAACTTCTCTCTCTTATAACTACCTCTCCGGCAACAGGATTGCAGATGAGTCTGTCATGCTTGAAGGTGACACCATCATTACTCCTGAAGTAAAAAAGCCTGCGGTCACTTTCGAAGAGCCCACCAAGGCTCCTGCTGCTGAAGAGACCAAATAG
- the tpiA gene encoding triose-phosphate isomerase, with product MKKLMAANWKMYKTRAEAKATAEGLLEKIEGKLPADREVVIAAPYTALETVGSVLEGNADCHLSAENLYAKAEGAFTGEISPAMLKDVGCVYSLAGHSERRSIMGETDEMVGEKVAFGLENGLSMILCIGETIDERKAGEVQKVIDEQLEAGLKSIASDFAPETVVVAYEPVWAIGTGEVAGEDEIVEAHGFVREKLKKLFPEKANEIRILYGGSVKPANCAQIIALDNVDGVLVGGASLDAESFSQIALA from the coding sequence ATGAAAAAATTAATGGCAGCCAACTGGAAGATGTACAAGACTCGCGCAGAAGCAAAAGCAACTGCCGAAGGTCTGCTTGAAAAAATTGAAGGTAAACTTCCCGCTGACCGTGAAGTCGTGATTGCCGCTCCTTACACCGCACTTGAAACAGTCGGTTCCGTGCTGGAAGGTAACGCCGATTGCCATCTTTCCGCTGAAAACCTTTATGCCAAGGCTGAAGGTGCCTTCACAGGTGAAATTTCTCCCGCAATGCTTAAGGATGTAGGCTGTGTATACTCTCTGGCCGGGCATTCCGAACGCAGGTCAATCATGGGTGAAACAGATGAAATGGTAGGTGAAAAGGTCGCTTTCGGTCTTGAAAACGGACTGTCCATGATTCTGTGCATCGGTGAAACTATCGACGAAAGAAAAGCCGGGGAAGTACAGAAGGTTATTGACGAACAGCTTGAAGCTGGTTTAAAGAGTATAGCTTCCGACTTCGCGCCTGAAACTGTTGTCGTTGCTTATGAGCCTGTTTGGGCTATCGGCACCGGTGAAGTGGCAGGCGAGGATGAAATCGTCGAAGCTCATGGCTTTGTTAGAGAAAAGCTGAAAAAACTTTTTCCAGAAAAAGCTAATGAAATCCGTATCTTGTATGGCGGAAGCGTGAAACCTGCCAACTGTGCCCAGATCATTGCACTTGACAATGTGGACGGAGTATTGGTAGGAGGCGCGAGCTTGGACGCGGAAAGTTTCAGCCAGATCGCACTGGCTTAA
- a CDS encoding rod shape-determining protein has translation MLWAKLMSFLGKDLAMDLGTANTLLYTPKNGIILNEPSVVALDARDDSVIAVGKEAKEYLGRTPDKIKAIRPMKDGVIADFEVTKKMIAFFIRKAIKGRNLVKPKIIICVPTGITQVEKRAVIESGQQAGAREVRLVEEPMAAAIGAGLNIHEPEGNMVVDIGGGTTEVAVITLSSVAHSQSVRVAGDEMNLAIMRYMQDEFKLLVGENSAERAKIQIGSAIELPEPLTMTISGRNLLDGKPKAIEINDSQIREAIADPVAAIVHSVRVALERTQPELVADISENGLLLAGGGALLKGLDELIHRESSLKVIIDDDPLTTVVRGTGLSLQKDKGYEKVYIN, from the coding sequence ATGTTATGGGCTAAATTAATGAGTTTTTTAGGCAAGGATCTTGCCATGGATCTGGGCACGGCGAATACGCTGCTTTATACCCCGAAGAACGGAATCATTCTCAATGAGCCGTCAGTCGTAGCCTTGGATGCCCGTGATGACTCCGTGATTGCCGTGGGCAAGGAAGCCAAGGAATACCTTGGGCGTACTCCGGACAAGATAAAAGCTATCCGCCCAATGAAGGACGGGGTTATCGCCGATTTTGAAGTGACAAAAAAAATGATCGCTTTTTTCATTAGAAAAGCGATCAAAGGCCGCAATCTCGTCAAGCCTAAAATTATTATCTGTGTGCCTACGGGTATTACTCAGGTTGAGAAACGGGCTGTGATTGAATCCGGACAGCAGGCGGGGGCACGTGAAGTGCGTCTGGTTGAAGAGCCTATGGCGGCCGCTATCGGTGCCGGATTAAATATTCATGAACCGGAAGGGAATATGGTTGTGGACATTGGCGGCGGAACTACCGAAGTTGCGGTGATAACGCTCTCTTCTGTCGCTCACAGTCAGTCTGTCCGCGTGGCCGGTGATGAGATGAATCTCGCCATCATGCGTTACATGCAGGATGAATTTAAATTGCTGGTAGGGGAAAACTCTGCTGAAAGAGCTAAAATACAGATCGGCTCCGCAATAGAATTACCAGAACCGTTGACCATGACAATTTCCGGCCGCAATCTGCTGGATGGTAAGCCCAAAGCGATTGAAATTAATGATTCTCAGATCCGGGAAGCCATTGCGGACCCCGTAGCGGCTATCGTTCATTCTGTCCGGGTCGCGCTTGAGCGTACCCAGCCTGAGCTTGTGGCCGATATTTCCGAAAATGGACTGCTGCTGGCAGGAGGAGGGGCTTTGCTTAAGGGGCTTGATGAACTCATTCACCGTGAAAGTTCCCTTAAAGTTATCATTGATGACGATCCTTTAACAACAGTTGTGCGCGGAACCGGACTTAGTCTACAGAAAGATAAAGGTTATGAAAAAGTTTATATAAACTGA
- a CDS encoding GAF domain-containing protein gives MPRNEILINILSIVCNVFEAHSVVLYLPDGQHGYSLSTYFSLGDDISPKGTPLQKKSLAGIVIGKNEPLFINNMDRKGSTTLGYYDNREDAKVKAFMGTPLEQSLGAICLDSKRTYSFSTKDLKILSQFGKMITSMLSCIRSVDADGRKNEYFMTLKLLHDLRKRQPKWGSFLDNLLNMTASTSGFSHSFLTVIDQRGTSFYIEGENKPILQKGDSKTALFPLGSGLVGWVYKNNEPMFIEENNAGQAASSLLGASATTLDLMSVICLPLVFQRKTRGVLVLANEDPKRIDEDLKDFLFMVSEYLNQFLENLFLKSKLAEARTALQKVTPNKTDPVLINDN, from the coding sequence ATGCCTAGAAACGAAATTTTAATTAATATCCTCAGCATTGTATGCAATGTATTTGAGGCACATAGTGTTGTTTTGTATCTGCCGGACGGGCAGCACGGATACTCACTATCCACATATTTCAGCCTTGGTGATGATATTTCACCTAAAGGAACTCCGCTCCAGAAAAAGAGCCTTGCCGGAATTGTGATCGGGAAGAACGAACCATTGTTCATCAACAATATGGATCGTAAGGGCTCAACAACTCTCGGGTATTACGATAACCGTGAAGATGCAAAGGTTAAGGCCTTTATGGGTACACCGTTGGAGCAGTCTCTCGGCGCCATTTGTCTGGATAGTAAACGAACATATTCGTTCAGCACCAAAGATTTAAAAATTCTTTCCCAGTTCGGGAAGATGATTACCTCCATGCTTTCCTGCATTCGTTCCGTAGATGCAGATGGACGGAAAAATGAATATTTCATGACTCTTAAGCTGCTTCATGATTTACGTAAGCGGCAGCCTAAATGGGGCTCTTTTCTGGATAATCTTTTAAATATGACTGCAAGCACCAGTGGTTTTTCCCATTCTTTCCTTACTGTTATTGATCAGAGAGGAACTTCTTTTTATATTGAAGGGGAAAATAAACCTATTTTGCAAAAAGGTGATTCTAAAACGGCTCTTTTCCCTTTGGGAAGCGGGCTTGTGGGCTGGGTTTATAAAAATAATGAACCCATGTTCATTGAAGAAAACAATGCAGGACAGGCCGCTTCCAGCCTGTTAGGGGCCAGCGCGACAACTCTGGATCTCATGAGTGTCATCTGTCTGCCGCTTGTTTTTCAGCGCAAGACGCGGGGAGTTCTTGTGCTTGCCAATGAAGATCCAAAACGAATTGATGAGGACTTGAAGGATTTTCTATTTATGGTATCAGAATACCTGAACCAGTTTCTTGAGAATCTCTTTCTGAAAAGCAAGCTTGCGGAAGCACGTACTGCCTTGCAGAAAGTCACTCCGAACAAGACCGACCCGGTTTTGATCAACGACAACTAA
- a CDS encoding inositol monophosphatase family protein, which produces MKQLLEKATAIVLEAGEIIREAYNKPKKIKHKGRIDLVTDTDLAVEDFLKVKLAEILPGSSFLAEETSGNADLVDRTWIIDPIDGTTNFAHGLPMVATSVALWENGQVVMGIVNLPILNEVFTAVRGQGAFMNNEPIHVTDCDSLEKSLISTGFPYAIEEHVDSITEALSRVLLATQGVRRPGAAALDLAYLACGRYEAYYENSLKPWDMAAGWLLVEEAGGKVTEYGQDEFNLYSPAILASNSHIHDLIRKLILPEG; this is translated from the coding sequence ATGAAACAACTACTTGAAAAAGCCACAGCTATAGTTCTTGAAGCCGGTGAAATAATCAGGGAAGCATACAATAAGCCTAAGAAAATCAAGCATAAAGGACGCATCGATCTTGTGACTGATACGGATCTTGCCGTTGAAGATTTTCTTAAAGTAAAGCTTGCGGAAATTTTGCCCGGTTCGTCTTTTCTGGCTGAAGAAACTTCCGGAAATGCTGATCTGGTAGACCGTACATGGATTATTGATCCTATTGACGGAACCACTAATTTTGCTCACGGACTGCCTATGGTGGCTACTTCCGTTGCCCTCTGGGAAAATGGTCAGGTCGTTATGGGGATCGTCAATCTGCCTATACTTAATGAAGTGTTTACTGCCGTTCGCGGTCAGGGAGCATTCATGAACAATGAACCTATTCATGTAACGGATTGCGATTCTCTGGAGAAATCCCTGATATCGACCGGTTTTCCATACGCTATTGAAGAACACGTGGACTCTATCACCGAAGCATTAAGTAGGGTGTTGCTGGCCACTCAGGGGGTACGCCGTCCCGGCGCGGCTGCTCTTGATTTAGCCTATCTGGCCTGCGGAAGATATGAAGCATATTATGAGAATTCCCTCAAACCATGGGATATGGCTGCAGGATGGCTACTGGTCGAGGAGGCCGGGGGCAAAGTGACCGAATACGGACAGGATGAATTCAATCTCTACTCACCAGCGATTCTGGCCAGTAATTCTCACATCCATGATTTGATTAGAAAATTGATCCTGCCGGAAGGTTGA
- a CDS encoding DUF6485 family protein codes for MSLDSCSNIEKNKVDCPCTYSGCPRAGACCECIKYHRAKDQLPACYFTAEQEKTYDRSIDFFIECRTK; via the coding sequence ATGAGTCTAGATAGCTGCTCCAATATTGAAAAAAATAAGGTTGATTGTCCCTGTACTTATAGCGGGTGTCCCCGGGCAGGAGCATGTTGCGAGTGCATTAAATATCATCGGGCCAAAGATCAACTCCCGGCCTGTTATTTCACTGCGGAACAGGAAAAAACATATGACCGGAGCATTGACTTCTTTATTGAGTGCAGGACCAAATAA
- a CDS encoding phosphoglycerate kinase, with amino-acid sequence MRFIDQLDIAGKKLLMRVDFNVPLDGETITDDNRIKAAVPTFKYALEKGASVIVMAHLGKPKGKRVDSLSLAPAAKRLGEYLGMEVPLAPDCIGSEVEKMAAELKPGQVMMLENLRFHPEEQGKTPDDRGDFGKQLAALADIFVNDAFGVAHRANASVVDVPYASKDCCAGFLLKLEWEYLGEALKNARKPYIAVSGGAKVSSKLGILNNLIGKVDDFIIGGAMANTFLLAQGKSVGKSLVEESLVDTAKEIMDKAASSGTTLHLPIDFVWGRDIETAQGVCTGDSVPDDGMLLDIGPDSIKKFCEVIERSKTIVWNGPMGLFEKEPFAQGSLKVCEAMAGLDDATTIVGGGDTDAVVHQAKLEDKFTFISTGGGSFLEFLEGKELPAFKALKENS; translated from the coding sequence ATGCGCTTCATTGACCAACTTGACATTGCAGGTAAAAAACTGCTGATGAGAGTTGATTTTAACGTCCCTCTCGACGGCGAAACCATCACTGACGACAACCGCATCAAAGCCGCTGTCCCTACATTTAAATATGCACTTGAGAAAGGCGCTTCGGTCATCGTCATGGCCCATCTGGGCAAACCCAAAGGTAAAAGAGTAGATTCCTTAAGCCTTGCCCCTGCGGCTAAGCGTCTCGGCGAATATCTTGGAATGGAAGTTCCTCTCGCTCCCGACTGCATCGGCTCCGAGGTGGAGAAAATGGCTGCCGAGCTCAAGCCCGGTCAGGTCATGATGCTTGAAAACCTGCGTTTCCATCCTGAAGAGCAGGGTAAAACTCCTGACGACCGCGGTGATTTCGGCAAACAGCTTGCAGCTCTCGCTGATATTTTTGTTAATGATGCGTTCGGTGTGGCTCACCGTGCGAATGCTTCTGTTGTCGACGTTCCTTACGCTTCTAAGGATTGCTGTGCCGGATTCCTGTTAAAACTTGAATGGGAATATCTTGGCGAGGCACTCAAAAATGCGCGTAAACCTTACATTGCTGTTTCCGGCGGCGCCAAGGTCTCTTCCAAACTCGGTATCCTTAATAATCTGATCGGCAAGGTTGATGATTTCATTATCGGCGGTGCCATGGCCAACACTTTTCTGCTGGCACAGGGCAAATCCGTTGGAAAGTCTCTCGTTGAAGAAAGTCTGGTGGATACTGCTAAAGAAATTATGGATAAGGCTGCTTCATCCGGTACAACCCTGCATCTGCCCATTGATTTTGTATGGGGCAGGGATATTGAAACCGCTCAGGGTGTCTGCACCGGTGATTCCGTTCCTGATGATGGTATGCTGCTGGATATCGGACCTGATTCAATTAAAAAGTTCTGTGAAGTTATCGAAAGATCAAAGACCATAGTCTGGAACGGCCCCATGGGACTTTTCGAGAAGGAACCTTTCGCGCAGGGCTCTCTCAAGGTCTGTGAAGCTATGGCCGGACTCGACGATGCAACCACCATCGTAGGTGGCGGTGATACTGACGCAGTTGTACATCAAGCCAAGCTTGAAGATAAATTCACTTTTATTTCTACCGGTGGCGGATCTTTTCTCGAATTTTTAGAAGGAAAAGAACTTCCCGCATTCAAAGCACTTAAGGAGAACAGCTAA
- a CDS encoding glutamate decarboxylase, whose translation MLHNVKKHKKDKTNRKNYIIPIYGSRDLEDPIPKYSLPKESIDPRHAYSLVHDELMLDGNSRLNLATFVTTWMEDEARQLMTETFDKNMIDKDEYPQTAELEDRCVHILSDLYNSPDEEHACGCSTTGSSEAAMLCGMALKWKWRDRMKAKGKPTDKPNMIISASVQVCWEKFCRYWEIEPRLIPVSEGHYSMKTEDVLAACDENTIGVVAILGTTHTGDFEPVKEYNDALEKFNAETGYEIPLHVDAASGGFIAPFLQPELEWDFRLKWVKSINVSGHKFGLVYPGVGWAIWRTPEELPEDLIFRVNYLGGEMPTFALNFSRPGNQVVAQYYNFIRLGRDGYTRIMQSCMDTAEFIKEELEETGIFQSLLPKLHMPLITFRIRRDIAVDFDVFKVSEMLRHRGWLVPAYTMCENCEDDKVLRIVVKEGMSMDMAHMLMDDIRRIIKSFGDEIEEKQSTNAKFKHC comes from the coding sequence ATGCTTCACAATGTAAAAAAGCACAAGAAAGACAAAACTAACCGTAAAAACTACATCATTCCTATTTATGGCTCACGTGATCTTGAAGACCCAATCCCTAAGTATTCACTTCCAAAAGAGAGCATTGACCCTCGCCACGCCTATTCTCTAGTTCATGATGAGCTAATGCTCGACGGAAATTCGCGTTTGAACCTCGCCACATTTGTCACCACATGGATGGAAGACGAAGCCCGGCAGTTGATGACCGAGACCTTCGATAAGAATATGATCGACAAAGATGAGTATCCGCAGACAGCCGAACTTGAAGACCGTTGCGTTCATATTCTTTCCGATCTTTATAATTCTCCGGACGAAGAACACGCCTGCGGCTGCTCTACCACCGGATCGAGTGAGGCAGCCATGCTTTGTGGTATGGCTTTAAAATGGAAATGGCGTGATCGCATGAAAGCCAAGGGCAAGCCCACAGACAAGCCGAATATGATCATTAGTGCCAGTGTGCAGGTCTGCTGGGAGAAATTCTGCCGTTACTGGGAAATTGAACCGCGCCTGATTCCTGTTTCAGAAGGGCATTACAGCATGAAAACGGAAGACGTGCTTGCCGCCTGCGATGAAAATACAATCGGCGTGGTCGCCATTCTGGGGACAACTCATACCGGAGACTTTGAGCCGGTTAAAGAATACAACGACGCTCTTGAAAAATTTAACGCAGAAACCGGCTACGAGATTCCTCTGCATGTTGATGCTGCCAGCGGTGGATTCATTGCTCCGTTTCTACAGCCGGAGCTTGAATGGGACTTCCGCTTGAAATGGGTCAAGTCCATCAATGTTTCCGGCCATAAATTCGGTCTTGTATATCCTGGAGTCGGCTGGGCAATCTGGCGCACACCTGAAGAGTTGCCGGAAGATCTTATTTTCCGCGTAAATTATCTAGGTGGGGAAATGCCGACCTTCGCTCTGAATTTTTCCAGACCGGGAAATCAGGTTGTTGCCCAGTATTATAATTTTATTCGACTCGGTCGGGATGGTTACACCAGGATTATGCAATCATGCATGGATACTGCAGAATTTATTAAAGAAGAACTTGAAGAAACAGGTATATTTCAAAGTCTGCTACCCAAACTGCATATGCCGCTGATAACTTTCAGAATACGCCGTGATATTGCTGTCGACTTTGATGTTTTCAAGGTTTCTGAAATGTTGCGTCATCGGGGATGGCTGGTTCCGGCTTATACTATGTGTGAAAACTGTGAAGATGATAAGGTGCTGAGAATTGTAGTAAAAGAGGGGATGTCTATGGACATGGCCCATATGCTGATGGACGACATCAGACGCATTATCAAATCTTTCGGTGATGAAATTGAAGAAAAACAAAGCACCAATGCTAAGTTTAAACATTGCTGA
- a CDS encoding transcriptional regulator — protein sequence MLKFIVIALAAFVMWKLFSGDQKKKQEQTGKDFNKKVKTGEMVKDPICGAYVPKNGDIRVRNGEKVECFCSYECRDKYIKRLESESSE from the coding sequence ATGCTCAAATTTATTGTCATCGCACTGGCAGCATTCGTTATGTGGAAGCTTTTCAGTGGCGACCAGAAAAAAAAGCAGGAACAGACCGGCAAGGATTTCAATAAAAAGGTTAAAACCGGCGAAATGGTCAAAGACCCGATTTGTGGAGCCTATGTCCCTAAAAATGGTGATATCAGGGTTAGGAACGGAGAAAAGGTTGAATGTTTCTGTTCCTATGAATGCCGCGATAAATATATCAAACGCCTCGAATCTGAAAGCTCAGAATAG
- a CDS encoding GNAT family N-acetyltransferase produces MIINDISTSDYGRLIEIWDKSVRATHDFLTEKDIEYLRPLILEEYFAAVELRCVKDSHGNILGFSGVADGNLEMLFVDPQSMGQGVGSMLCRYAIENSAVTKVDVNEQNPRALGFYEHIGFRVVGRSDLDGQGRPFPLLHMQLAGCSNRSKV; encoded by the coding sequence ATGATCATTAACGATATCTCCACATCCGACTATGGACGACTGATAGAGATTTGGGATAAATCCGTTCGTGCTACTCATGATTTTCTTACTGAAAAAGATATTGAATATTTAAGGCCTTTGATTTTGGAAGAGTACTTTGCTGCGGTTGAGTTAAGGTGCGTCAAAGATTCTCATGGCAATATTCTCGGCTTTAGCGGTGTGGCTGATGGAAATCTTGAAATGCTCTTTGTTGACCCACAAAGTATGGGACAGGGCGTGGGGTCGATGTTGTGCAGGTATGCCATCGAAAATTCGGCTGTAACAAAAGTTGATGTTAATGAGCAGAATCCTCGGGCCTTGGGATTTTACGAGCATATTGGGTTTCGTGTTGTTGGCAGGTCTGATCTGGATGGTCAGGGACGTCCTTTTCCTCTCTTGCACATGCAGCTGGCTGGATGCAGCAATCGCTCAAAGGTATAA
- the rimI gene encoding ribosomal protein S18-alanine N-acetyltransferase — protein sequence MKSTEVTSGTQKILDLGPDHISQLRALEALCFDYHWTEDQFRLGLEEKAFFVLGYEERGMLIGYLAYSIVLDEMEVLNLGVHPRFRRMGIGRALMLELLHKCREMNVIRGLLDVKESNNPAIGLYKSLGFKQVGVRKNYYPDTREDALLYDLDI from the coding sequence ATGAAAAGCACGGAAGTCACCTCTGGCACTCAAAAAATTTTAGATCTCGGCCCTGACCACATTAGTCAGCTCAGGGCTCTTGAGGCTCTATGTTTTGATTACCATTGGACCGAAGATCAGTTCCGACTGGGGTTGGAGGAAAAAGCCTTCTTTGTCTTAGGGTATGAAGAACGCGGAATGCTGATCGGCTATCTGGCTTATTCAATTGTGCTTGATGAAATGGAAGTTCTCAATTTAGGGGTCCACCCCCGGTTCAGGAGAATGGGAATTGGCAGGGCGCTGATGCTGGAGCTTTTGCATAAGTGCCGGGAGATGAATGTGATTAGAGGGCTTCTGGATGTTAAAGAATCCAACAATCCCGCCATCGGTCTTTATAAAAGCCTCGGCTTTAAGCAGGTGGGAGTACGGAAGAATTATTATCCGGATACAAGGGAAGACGCCCTCTTATATGACTTGGATATTTAG